One Asticcacaulis sp. MM231 DNA segment encodes these proteins:
- a CDS encoding FkbM family methyltransferase, which produces MIEREGRPARGRGEKCEVCDRIWQWIGSPFWLLSRVYVFIFGRVLFQSFNDFVFETLLKARGYNNCCDLKTTGERNFLKLVARLNPTHCIDVGANVGAFSQRLLETTGASVLAFEPLPLAFDKLRQLQDRYPNRFVPISKGLGSVPGMFDLAFGKENIELATFSSDARKIDYVEFFNNDTVKAEVVTLDAFIESTDIDFDFSNVDLLKIDTEGFEQHVLLGAKNFIATRRPKLIQIEYNWHQLFTGHTLYSFAALLSGYEAFVILPYGTKLKKVDPSKPDNNIFHFSNFVFIRNDVEFSRYS; this is translated from the coding sequence ATGATCGAACGCGAAGGACGGCCCGCACGGGGGAGGGGTGAAAAATGCGAAGTCTGTGATCGCATCTGGCAGTGGATCGGATCGCCATTCTGGCTATTGTCACGCGTCTATGTCTTCATCTTCGGGCGTGTGTTATTCCAGAGTTTCAATGACTTCGTTTTCGAAACGCTGCTGAAGGCGCGCGGCTACAACAACTGCTGCGACCTTAAGACGACGGGTGAACGCAACTTCCTCAAATTGGTCGCTCGCCTGAATCCGACCCATTGCATAGATGTCGGGGCTAATGTTGGAGCATTCTCACAACGTCTTTTAGAGACAACCGGCGCGTCCGTGCTCGCTTTCGAGCCTTTGCCTCTGGCTTTCGACAAACTTCGCCAACTGCAGGACCGTTACCCAAACCGGTTTGTCCCGATATCTAAGGGACTTGGCAGCGTACCTGGCATGTTCGATCTGGCCTTTGGGAAGGAGAATATCGAGCTTGCGACCTTTAGTTCCGATGCCCGGAAAATTGATTACGTAGAGTTTTTCAATAACGACACGGTTAAAGCAGAAGTGGTCACATTGGACGCGTTTATCGAGAGTACAGACATCGATTTTGACTTTTCAAACGTTGACCTCCTCAAGATCGATACGGAGGGCTTTGAACAACATGTTCTGCTGGGCGCCAAGAACTTCATTGCCACCCGTCGACCCAAGCTTATTCAAATTGAGTATAACTGGCATCAGTTGTTCACGGGGCATACCCTCTATAGCTTTGCAGCCTTGCTCTCAGGCTACGAGGCTTTCGTAATATTGCCGTATGGCACGAAGCTAAAAAAGGTGGACCCGTCAAAGCCCGACAACAACATCTTTCATTTCTCCAATTTTGTCTTCATTCGGAACGACGTAGAGTTTAGTCGCTATTCATAG
- a CDS encoding nucleotide disphospho-sugar-binding domain-containing protein: protein MSRGERDFVKSSDAAPSTREPARRAILVTTGTRGDAAPFVAYAKVLMAEGWDVVLLANSDHAGMAELHGVPFEAVSPPDWPQIGRDGKAFFRTQVIPAYDRVFRFIANEARDRGRPHIFSRTGHWGAQFAAEALDVPFTRIALQPCAIRRYGHPIAFGDLAIINDWRETLGLNRLPFRGFLKERWQNTLSFFPQAYGEPQSRWAQAGDCVGFHYLDDPAEPASDIRTFVEQGRPVVMSLGTGMQDTAVFLRIAENVAKRTDVPVLFLSPFVETEDTRQDGRLLCRKRVDHGYLLPHARLMIHNGGIGAVGQGLRAGIPQVIVPRLYDQPDNARRVLRIGAGVRILPPLFWKGPGLAVFENRLIAQIEHLLGTSSTTTAHASVLDSMSSQRDGA from the coding sequence ATGAGCAGGGGCGAGCGAGATTTTGTCAAATCGTCAGATGCGGCGCCAAGCACAAGGGAACCTGCCAGGCGGGCAATCCTTGTCACGACGGGGACGCGTGGCGATGCGGCCCCGTTTGTCGCTTACGCTAAGGTCCTGATGGCGGAGGGTTGGGACGTCGTCCTTTTGGCAAATTCCGACCATGCCGGTATGGCCGAACTCCACGGCGTTCCCTTTGAAGCTGTCTCCCCGCCGGACTGGCCACAGATCGGTCGAGATGGGAAAGCCTTTTTCCGTACTCAGGTCATCCCAGCATATGACCGGGTTTTCAGGTTCATAGCAAATGAAGCTCGCGATAGAGGCCGTCCGCACATTTTTAGCCGTACAGGCCATTGGGGCGCACAGTTTGCTGCCGAGGCATTGGACGTGCCCTTCACACGCATTGCCTTGCAGCCCTGTGCTATTCGGCGATATGGCCACCCGATCGCGTTCGGAGATCTGGCCATCATAAACGACTGGCGAGAAACACTGGGTTTGAACCGGTTGCCATTTCGCGGCTTCTTGAAGGAGAGATGGCAGAATACCTTGTCGTTTTTCCCTCAGGCGTATGGCGAGCCGCAGAGCCGGTGGGCGCAGGCAGGGGATTGCGTCGGTTTTCATTATCTGGACGATCCCGCTGAGCCTGCCTCCGATATCCGCACGTTTGTGGAGCAGGGGCGTCCCGTTGTTATGTCCCTCGGAACCGGCATGCAGGATACCGCAGTGTTCCTGCGTATCGCTGAAAATGTGGCCAAAAGGACGGATGTACCAGTGCTGTTTCTCAGCCCGTTTGTTGAAACCGAGGACACGCGACAGGATGGCCGCCTTCTGTGCCGAAAGCGGGTAGACCACGGTTATCTTCTGCCCCACGCGAGACTCATGATTCACAACGGTGGCATTGGGGCCGTTGGCCAAGGCCTAAGGGCCGGCATTCCCCAGGTGATCGTCCCGAGGCTTTATGATCAGCCGGACAATGCACGCCGGGTTCTGCGTATTGGTGCCGGCGTTCGTATTCTCCCGCCGCTGTTCTGGAAGGGTCCCGGCCTGGCCGTATTCGAAAACCGTTTGATCGCCCAGATCGAGCACCTGCTCGGGACATCATCCACCACGACGGCACACGCAAGTGTACTCGACAGCATGTCGAGCCAGAGAGACGGGGCGTGA
- a CDS encoding 3-hydroxyacyl-ACP dehydratase FabZ family protein: MSDRNGDVSREEILQFTPHRDPMLFLDRGEEYVPFNRMVGIKTIAVDEPFFQGSQPHDGCFPNTLILEAMGQVGGVLMSKSFGADLSGKFVAFITMDNVRFLRRARLGDVLRMPVSITKFRDNFFRFHAEAYVSDRLTAECDFSGIAVDAPVKA, translated from the coding sequence ATGTCCGACCGAAACGGCGACGTAAGTCGGGAGGAGATCCTGCAATTCACGCCCCACCGTGATCCCATGTTGTTCCTTGATCGTGGCGAAGAGTATGTACCCTTCAATCGCATGGTGGGCATCAAGACCATCGCAGTCGACGAGCCCTTTTTTCAGGGCAGCCAGCCCCACGATGGCTGCTTTCCCAACACGCTCATTCTTGAGGCAATGGGGCAGGTGGGCGGCGTGCTCATGTCAAAATCTTTTGGCGCCGATCTTTCGGGCAAATTTGTCGCCTTTATTACCATGGATAATGTTCGTTTTCTGCGCCGGGCCCGGTTAGGGGACGTGCTGCGAATGCCGGTATCCATTACGAAGTTTCGCGACAATTTTTTCCGTTTTCATGCCGAAGCCTATGTGAGTGACCGCCTTACCGCCGAATGCGATTTTTCCGGCATTGCGGTCGATGCGCCGGTGAAAGCGTGA
- a CDS encoding ABC transporter ATP-binding protein has product MSYLKICRRIWADYLSAKSGPLIIAGGCAVVAALATGAFGWFLEPALDLLFRVPESKYRSLPAWLQNHAQVAVPLCLFAIGAVRVLAQVGLALCVNTAGHTLVGRLQSQLSSRLIEADLKHLRKNHSGQLLSSILFDTGLMREAATNGFVYYVQHLLIVAASLFVMISIDWRITLVAIGVGPLVGYIFSWATAWQRLASDGAMTATASLSERLKEAFDGIKIIKINNRQAAERARIDAIIAERSGFMIKGANTYAVAAALMEAMVQAVIALVFAYVGWQSHSQNITLSGFLAFTAALALAGQSMQQLASLQTVMIEGLTAADKLFAILDVAPTTAHASLNKTLRADFRTIEFQNVSFAYDGKPVIKDLSFTVERGQSVAIVGQSGAGKSTLLNLLARFDDLTGGRIQIDDVDHRDYTLASLRDQMSFVTQETFLFDDTISANIAYGRSGSSPEDIRKAAEQASAHAFIEALPKGYDTRVGEAGVSLSGGQRQRIAIARSFLKNAPLLLLDEASSSLDSEAEWQVQQALQRLMVDRTTFIVAHRLSTVRNADEILVLSDGSIAERGTHSLLMEQKGLYSLLAKRQFS; this is encoded by the coding sequence GTGTCATATTTGAAAATCTGTCGGCGCATCTGGGCAGATTATTTGAGTGCGAAATCCGGGCCTCTTATAATCGCGGGAGGATGCGCGGTTGTCGCTGCGCTGGCGACCGGCGCGTTCGGCTGGTTTTTGGAGCCAGCTTTGGATCTTCTGTTTCGCGTTCCGGAATCTAAGTACCGCTCTCTGCCTGCATGGCTTCAAAATCATGCGCAGGTCGCTGTACCCCTGTGCCTTTTTGCGATCGGCGCGGTGAGAGTTCTGGCACAGGTAGGCTTAGCGCTCTGTGTCAACACCGCCGGGCATACCTTGGTCGGGCGCTTGCAATCGCAGTTGTCGTCGCGCTTGATCGAGGCCGATCTTAAGCATCTCCGTAAAAACCATTCGGGACAGCTCCTGTCGTCAATCTTATTCGACACGGGTTTGATGCGCGAGGCGGCGACCAACGGCTTCGTCTATTACGTCCAGCATCTCCTAATTGTCGCGGCCTCCTTGTTTGTGATGATCTCCATCGATTGGCGTATCACGCTTGTCGCCATAGGTGTGGGACCTCTGGTCGGCTACATCTTTTCGTGGGCAACGGCCTGGCAGAGGCTTGCGTCTGATGGCGCTATGACGGCGACGGCCAGCCTGAGTGAGCGGCTGAAAGAGGCCTTCGACGGCATAAAGATCATCAAGATCAACAACCGGCAGGCCGCCGAGCGAGCGCGCATCGATGCCATCATAGCCGAGCGCAGCGGGTTTATGATCAAGGGTGCCAATACCTATGCAGTTGCGGCGGCGCTCATGGAGGCCATGGTCCAAGCGGTTATCGCCTTGGTCTTTGCCTATGTCGGTTGGCAATCCCATTCCCAGAATATTACGCTGAGTGGCTTTCTGGCGTTTACGGCGGCGCTGGCCCTGGCGGGCCAATCCATGCAGCAACTCGCCAGCCTCCAAACGGTGATGATCGAAGGTCTGACCGCCGCCGACAAGCTTTTCGCCATCCTCGATGTGGCGCCCACGACGGCGCACGCCTCCCTGAACAAAACCTTGAGGGCCGATTTCAGGACGATCGAATTCCAGAACGTGTCATTCGCCTATGACGGCAAGCCCGTCATAAAGGATTTGAGCTTTACGGTTGAGCGAGGTCAGAGCGTTGCCATCGTCGGCCAGTCTGGGGCGGGAAAATCGACGCTTTTAAATTTGCTGGCGCGCTTCGATGATCTGACCGGCGGCCGTATTCAAATCGACGACGTCGATCATCGCGACTACACTCTGGCGTCCCTACGCGATCAAATGTCCTTCGTGACGCAGGAGACATTTTTGTTCGACGACACCATCAGCGCTAATATCGCGTACGGTCGCTCAGGTAGCAGCCCCGAGGACATTCGAAAAGCCGCTGAGCAGGCCAGCGCCCACGCGTTCATCGAAGCGCTGCCAAAGGGATATGATACCCGCGTTGGCGAAGCGGGGGTATCGCTTTCGGGTGGGCAGAGACAGCGTATCGCTATCGCGAGGTCGTTTCTGAAGAACGCGCCGCTGTTGTTGTTGGATGAAGCCAGTTCTTCACTCGATTCCGAAGCGGAATGGCAGGTTCAGCAGGCGCTTCAGAGGTTGATGGTGGACCGTACGACCTTTATCGTTGCGCATCGCCTCTCAACGGTCCGCAACGCCGACGAAATTTTGGTCTTGAGCGACGGAAGTATCGCGGAGCGGGGGACCCACAGCCTACTCATGGAACAGAAGGGCTTGTATAGCCTGCTCGCGAAACGGCAGTTTTCATGA
- a CDS encoding beta-ketoacyl synthase N-terminal-like domain-containing protein, whose amino-acid sequence MASAADLDIAVIGVSCEFGGASGLDEYWRMIANQRSFIRQLDVDEMEDRGALQQFGAEDVVFRISPLKDIAIFDNRKYGISNRDANIVDPQLRLLLKHASLALRNSGYDPALYWGQIGVFGSASISMEWAWEVRDSLGAGKTMAISEVPYVERDFYMTRLAYHLGLRGPAILLNSACSSSHVAIHTAIQSLLAGDCDIALAGAGSVRPFWAGYHHQEGGFFSPTGVCAPFSDAADGTVPGEGAAFVVLKRLEAAREDGDKIFCVIKSTAINNDGNQKPGYAGPSERGQAEVVEAALAGANISQDQLVYIETHGTGTRLGDPIEVSALNRALKRWGKADRIHIGSVKANIGHTDVVAGLAGLIKAALILRHGEVPPEMPIDTLNDLCRFEETPFDLAQIATELPEKEGPCAGISSFGIGGTNGHIIIEVGQKDFPLSSPVVEAGTRFDGILRKRNARRTDRASGGATIVEDDSGDGAAPETETILAILREHASKADISLSAPLQDLGIDSIGVVMITEELDNQFGHTLSAARFAELTTVADLIDAMRSPEGPTTEGGSERPPTVIQDVFLEGFPESSKLTLGQNRFFYPKVANPSSEMCASIMELIGTVLPAKVKAAIAKTILRHQALRSRYLQDSTGQWSVHYDDYPADGYFRHVNMGPYETFDTAVYCDTVFSNVDFSFAPLFFAHMLQFEGGKCLLILFSHKVMLDGTSFRLMMNDFAAFYQDENPNLPSATPISIYAQYQNNWFETFDIEQDRAYWRRDEWALCGNLPVDQEAGIGGKTGEETEAREYVSVDDSAALLSRLKAHRVGLMDLILTAVSTFATTQARSDWTQMSCTFGGRSDVLGATGRDFSSTVGLLALNGLLLLQKPSGKTVLDRVEDMKHQLSAIPSKGLSYFIGSDAPVKLGVERVNVDSMPLYNRELTVNFHGYEGYNVPHIETAQVVPLSNHINVPPEYDRWCRLELNFGFENSRFYISCKYSGVQYRGETIASFVAEIRNEIMALPE is encoded by the coding sequence ATGGCTTCTGCAGCGGATCTCGACATTGCTGTGATCGGTGTCTCGTGTGAATTCGGAGGCGCGTCAGGCCTCGATGAATATTGGCGTATGATCGCCAACCAACGATCGTTCATTCGTCAGCTCGATGTAGATGAGATGGAAGACCGGGGCGCCCTACAGCAATTCGGTGCCGAGGATGTCGTGTTTCGGATATCGCCGTTAAAGGACATCGCGATTTTTGATAATCGCAAGTACGGCATTTCCAATCGCGACGCGAATATCGTCGATCCGCAGCTGAGGCTCCTGCTCAAGCATGCCAGCCTGGCGTTACGCAACAGCGGCTACGACCCAGCGCTCTACTGGGGACAAATAGGCGTGTTCGGCAGCGCTTCCATTTCCATGGAATGGGCTTGGGAGGTTCGTGACAGCCTGGGGGCCGGAAAGACGATGGCAATCAGTGAAGTGCCCTATGTTGAACGCGACTTCTACATGACGCGTCTCGCGTATCACCTCGGACTTCGCGGACCGGCGATCCTCTTGAATTCGGCGTGTTCATCCTCGCACGTAGCGATCCATACAGCCATCCAGTCTCTACTGGCCGGCGATTGCGACATCGCGCTGGCCGGTGCTGGGTCGGTGCGACCTTTCTGGGCCGGCTACCACCATCAGGAAGGTGGGTTCTTCTCGCCGACAGGCGTCTGCGCGCCGTTTTCGGACGCCGCAGATGGCACCGTTCCAGGCGAGGGCGCCGCGTTTGTCGTGCTTAAACGTCTGGAAGCGGCCCGGGAAGACGGTGACAAGATTTTTTGCGTGATCAAGTCGACCGCGATCAATAACGACGGCAATCAGAAGCCAGGCTACGCAGGGCCGTCGGAGCGGGGCCAGGCCGAGGTCGTCGAGGCGGCATTGGCGGGCGCCAACATCTCGCAAGACCAACTGGTCTATATCGAGACCCATGGCACCGGCACCAGGCTTGGAGACCCCATCGAAGTGTCTGCGCTCAACCGGGCCCTGAAGCGCTGGGGTAAAGCCGACCGCATCCACATCGGTTCCGTCAAGGCGAACATTGGACATACGGATGTGGTGGCGGGGCTCGCCGGCCTGATCAAGGCGGCCCTCATCCTGCGTCACGGCGAAGTGCCTCCCGAAATGCCCATCGACACGCTCAATGACCTGTGCCGTTTCGAGGAGACGCCTTTCGACCTGGCGCAGATCGCGACCGAATTGCCCGAAAAAGAAGGTCCGTGCGCCGGGATCAGCTCCTTCGGCATCGGCGGGACGAACGGGCATATTATCATTGAAGTCGGCCAAAAAGACTTCCCGCTGTCTTCACCGGTGGTGGAGGCGGGAACGCGGTTCGATGGCATCCTTCGCAAGCGCAATGCGCGCCGCACAGATCGGGCTTCCGGAGGCGCGACTATCGTCGAAGACGATTCCGGCGACGGTGCCGCCCCTGAAACGGAGACCATTCTCGCGATTTTGCGGGAGCATGCCTCGAAAGCCGATATTTCGCTCAGCGCGCCCTTACAAGACCTCGGCATAGATTCCATCGGTGTTGTCATGATTACCGAGGAATTGGACAACCAGTTTGGCCACACGCTTTCGGCTGCGCGGTTCGCAGAGTTGACGACAGTCGCGGACCTGATCGATGCCATGCGATCACCGGAGGGGCCGACAACAGAAGGGGGTTCCGAACGGCCACCGACCGTCATTCAGGACGTCTTCCTGGAGGGCTTTCCGGAAAGTTCCAAGCTGACCCTCGGCCAGAACAGGTTTTTCTATCCCAAGGTCGCCAACCCGTCGTCAGAGATGTGCGCCTCGATCATGGAGCTGATTGGAACCGTTCTCCCCGCGAAGGTGAAAGCCGCCATCGCCAAGACAATATTGCGCCATCAGGCCTTGCGGTCCCGATATCTGCAAGATTCCACAGGTCAGTGGTCCGTGCACTACGACGACTATCCCGCCGATGGCTATTTCAGGCACGTCAACATGGGGCCGTACGAGACGTTTGATACCGCTGTCTATTGCGACACGGTCTTCTCGAATGTCGATTTCTCCTTCGCGCCGCTCTTCTTCGCTCACATGCTCCAATTTGAAGGTGGTAAGTGCCTGCTGATACTGTTTTCGCATAAGGTGATGCTGGACGGCACCTCCTTCAGACTAATGATGAACGATTTCGCGGCCTTCTATCAAGACGAAAATCCCAACCTGCCATCGGCTACGCCGATTTCAATTTATGCTCAGTACCAGAACAACTGGTTTGAGACGTTCGACATCGAGCAGGACCGCGCCTACTGGCGACGGGACGAATGGGCACTTTGCGGCAATCTCCCGGTCGACCAGGAAGCCGGCATCGGGGGAAAAACCGGGGAGGAGACCGAAGCACGCGAATACGTGTCCGTTGACGACAGTGCCGCCCTGTTGAGCCGGCTGAAGGCGCACAGGGTAGGGCTGATGGATCTGATCCTCACCGCGGTGTCGACATTTGCAACGACCCAAGCCCGAAGCGATTGGACACAGATGTCCTGTACCTTTGGCGGCAGGTCGGATGTCCTGGGCGCTACAGGCCGCGACTTTTCCAGTACAGTCGGCTTGCTTGCACTGAACGGTCTTCTGCTGTTGCAAAAGCCGTCGGGGAAGACCGTGCTCGATCGGGTCGAGGATATGAAACACCAGTTGTCCGCCATTCCGTCTAAAGGACTGTCCTACTTCATCGGGTCCGATGCGCCGGTAAAGCTTGGTGTGGAGCGCGTGAACGTCGATAGCATGCCGTTGTATAACCGCGAGCTGACGGTCAATTTCCACGGCTACGAAGGTTACAACGTGCCGCACATCGAGACGGCTCAGGTGGTGCCTCTAAGCAATCATATTAACGTCCCGCCTGAATATGACCGCTGGTGTCGTCTCGAACTTAATTTCGGCTTCGAAAACAGCAGATTCTACATCAGCTGCAAGTATTCCGGGGTTCAGTACCGGGGAGAAACGATCGCCTCTTTCGTGGCTGAAATCCGCAACGAAATCATGGCCTTACCGGAATGA
- a CDS encoding LLM class flavin-dependent oxidoreductase, translated as MDWSLFLINAQPPGMSATEVISNGVEYAVASEGLGFSTAWVLEHHFTQFGLVGSPLFYASFLLGRTTSLKVGTAIQVITLDHPVRLAEQVALIDQMSGGRLIFGFGRGYFLKDFVVFDKDRLKTREIADEWLRIMKSAWTTGRASADGEHVRFPEINVYPRPYTKPHPPLYTVAQTDQTIDWAARQGIPLLLPYGFSDQDILDILNRYNAFAEKAGLDPTGLPHVLTALAGVSSDGRRIKEAARERTLWWEEASERAMKFGDTLAFERYGRRPTEGTTWGGGGLFDRVNAYMANSPIGTPQECIDKLNRTVETTGIRRIALAVEGAGSKAAVLQSLRQFSEEVIPFVGDGGQVRGGRACPTETAT; from the coding sequence ATGGACTGGAGCCTTTTTCTCATAAACGCACAGCCGCCGGGCATGAGCGCCACTGAAGTCATCAGCAATGGCGTCGAGTATGCCGTGGCGTCGGAGGGGCTCGGCTTTTCAACGGCCTGGGTGCTGGAGCACCATTTCACCCAGTTCGGACTTGTCGGCTCGCCGCTGTTTTACGCGTCCTTCCTGCTGGGTCGTACGACGTCGCTGAAGGTCGGTACGGCGATCCAGGTGATTACCCTCGACCACCCGGTCCGACTGGCCGAGCAGGTTGCGCTAATCGACCAAATGAGTGGTGGGCGTCTGATATTTGGTTTTGGTCGGGGCTATTTTTTGAAGGATTTCGTCGTTTTCGACAAAGACCGCCTGAAGACCCGCGAGATTGCGGACGAATGGCTGCGGATTATGAAATCGGCATGGACGACCGGCCGCGCTTCGGCGGATGGTGAGCATGTTCGCTTCCCAGAGATCAATGTGTATCCGCGGCCGTACACGAAGCCGCACCCGCCGCTCTACACCGTCGCCCAAACCGATCAGACCATCGATTGGGCGGCAAGACAGGGAATTCCCCTGTTGTTGCCCTATGGATTCTCGGATCAGGATATCCTGGATATTCTCAATCGGTATAACGCCTTTGCCGAAAAAGCGGGTCTTGATCCGACAGGGCTGCCGCACGTTCTCACAGCCCTCGCCGGTGTGTCCTCCGACGGACGCCGGATCAAGGAGGCCGCGCGAGAGCGAACACTATGGTGGGAAGAAGCGAGCGAACGCGCCATGAAGTTTGGGGACACCTTGGCCTTCGAGCGATATGGGCGGCGCCCGACTGAGGGGACCACTTGGGGGGGGGGCGGGCTCTTCGACAGAGTGAACGCCTACATGGCCAATAGCCCTATTGGTACGCCCCAGGAATGTATCGATAAGCTGAACCGGACGGTGGAGACGACGGGTATTCGCCGAATTGCCTTGGCGGTCGAGGGCGCCGGCTCGAAAGCCGCGGTTCTGCAATCGCTGCGCCAGTTTTCGGAAGAGGTTATCCCGTTTGTCGGCGATGGCGGACAGGTAAGGGGAGGGCGGGCATGTCCGACCGAAACGGCGACGTAA